Within the Solibacillus silvestris genome, the region ATACGTTTCATCTCCTCGCTCACCCAGTTTCGTAAAGCAATGTTCCCATAGCTTCTTATTTCATCGTATCCCCTAAACAATATAAAATAGTAGGTCATAAAGTCATCAGATTTTTGCTTTTCAATTTTACACCCTTGCTTATATAAAAAATCCCTTAACTTTTTAAATTCATGAAACGTTTCATTGATTTTGGAATCATACCATTCTTCCAATACGTCCCTCATTTTTAGTTCAGATATGCAATCTCTATCCCGCTCCAGTGTTTTTAAAAATAATTCTAATACAATGTACCGGTGAATATCATCGCTAAGCTTCATGAATTCTTTATGCATTTAGTACACTCGCTTTACTGACAACTGGATATATTGTTCGTTTAGGTGGAAAAATAAAATTGTTCTTTACCGCCAAGTCGTTTTTGTTTATATAAATAATTTCTTTGATATGGTTAAGTTGCATCGCTTTACTCAGTTTCTTTCTCAACTTAATTTCCCCCAATCGTTATTCTTCACCTATTTGTAAGTGATTTTCGTTCAATATCGTCATAAAGTTTTATCACTATCTATTCTATACAAGAACACTTGTTTGTATACTTGATACAAAATTAAAATAGCTCATTATACTGGATTTAACTTGTAATAATGAGTTTAACCTTTGAATTTTTATGACTGAAGGAATCTGGCTGAAGGAAAAACTTTCAACTGAATATCGAGTATTTTTCATAGCTGTTTAAGCCATTCTAACTTTTGTTAAGGAGGTGAGCAGCTGTGGAAAATAATAACCTTAATATTAAACGTCAGCGAAATAACAATATTAATAAGAACAATAATAATGAATTTGAATTCGGTGAAGATTTCAACTTCGACAATTTAAATGATCAAAATCAAATTAACCGAAATCACAACAACAACAACAACAACAACTATAACTTTAACGAGAAAAACAAAAACAAAAACAACAATAAATAACAATATATTTACAGTCACCCTTTAGGGCTGATTATAACAATTCATACAACTAACTTGATGCATTAACAAAGTAGCCCTTTACCAGAAGTTAACTGGTAAAGGGCTACTATTTATTCAAATCATTTAGTTAGATCTCTCAATGTAATGATTAGGCCTGAAAAAGTGCACTATTATTACTGTCCAGATTCTGATAGTAATTAAATACTATTGCCTTTGATATGAAAATATCTTAAACATAAGGACCTTGACTTTACCCATTACTGCTTCCCTTCACTTCTTCGCCGGCTTCTTTGACTTTCCCGCCGATGTCTTTTAAATCAGCTGTAGCTTCTTTGGCATGGGAAAGAATTTCACTTGACTCGTCCTTTACCATAGTAACTGGAAGAATAATGTTCTCGTTTACTTTTTCGTAAAGTTTTTGAGCGTCACTTATTGCTTCTTTTAAGACGGAAGAAGCCGATTTCAGTCGCTCCTGCAAGTCATCCTTTACTTCTGTAGGATTGTTTTTAACCTGGCTGTACATATCCATTGTCGTATCTTTCATATTTTTGGTTGTCTCAGTTACTTTATTTCTTGTATTTGAGTCAAGCATTGAAAGCGCACCACCAATAACTGCCCCTATTATCATCCCTCTTAAAAGCTTACCATTATTATCATTTTCAGTTGTTGTCGATAAATTATTATACGAAGTTTGTGTCATAATGAATGCTCCTTTTTGTTTGAATTTGATTTGTTAACTTATACCTTAGTTGCCCGATATTTTTTTCATTCAAACTATTTAAGCTAATTCTTTTTTAGCTATTCGAACAAGCATTAACAATTTAAAAGCTCCTTTTTCTTTTACCAACTTTCTTTCTCAGAATAAAAAGCGGCAACCCATAAGCCAATAGGGTGTCGATAAAATTTGTTGATGCTAGCCTTTACATAAAGGTAAAAGTGAGGTTAGTCGAATATAATAAAATACTGTTTTGAGGAGAAACAATTTTATGGATAAAAAAACTCTTTTAAATGAATATTTGATGTTACAGCCAAAATGTCTATAACTTTCATCGATTATCTAAACGGAGGCAATTTGATCTCTCTTGTATGCGATTTAATGATAGCCTGTTAAATTACTTTGGACTGGACTCACGGTTTTTATCGGTTTGAAGTCACACTTTCCTTGTTAAAATTCACTGGTTGCTGGTTAGAAAATTCATGAAAAGGAGAAATAAAATGAAAACGAAATGGCTTTTGAGTAGTAGCGCTGTATTGATGGGTTTATTGGGGTTGGCAGGAACCTTTATTCCAGAAGAAATTTCAAATATATTAGGGATTGACCCTTTACCTATTACTCTAATTCTGCTGCAAATTATCGGAGGACTATATTTAGGGTTTGCAATGTTAAATTGGTTTACACGTTCTGCCCTGATCGGGGGCATCTATAACAAACCTGTCATATTGGGAAATCTGATGCATTGCGTCGTTGTCTTTTTTGCCCTAATCCGGCAGTTGGCTGTGCAGTTTCATTTCATATTCGCTATTTTGACATTAGTTTATCTGGGGTTTGCTGTCTGGTTTACGTTAGTTATGCGCTCTAATCCTTTAAGCAATCAATCAAAAAGTCTGTCTAACACATAATAAAACGGGTATTACAGGTATCTATAATACATCGCTTATTTATACTTTTGGTACACAAAATTATTTTTTGTGCTGATTTAAAAAATCTCATTTGTTATGTATTAATTTTTATTGTCAATCAAATCTAAATCGAGAGATTTTCATTATGTAAAAATAAACTATATGAAGTAATAAGTCGGTTGGTGGTATCCTTAATACAAAGTTAGACTACTTAACGCCAAAATAATTTGGTCGCCAAGTAGCCTAAATAAAAGTGATTTATGTTTAAAGTTGAATAAATTGTTGTGTCCAATAGTAACCATTTTCAACAAAACCTACACCAATATGCGTGTAATTTGCATTCATGATGTTTTGACGGTGTCCTGGTGATTCCATCCAGGCTTGTACCACTTGTTGTGGTGTTCTTTGACCTTGTGCAATATTTTCTCCTGCAGAACGGTATGAAATTCCTGCAGATTTAATTTGATCAAATGGGCTTCCGTAAGTTGGGCTAGTATGTGAAAAATAATTATTTTTCGCCATATCTTCTGATTTTGCCTGAGCTACTTCCATTAAAGGAGAATGCATTTCAAGCGGTTTTAGTCCTTCTTTTGCACGTTCTGCATTTGTTAAATCTACTACTTGTTTCTCGAATTCAGAAACCGATTGACTAACATTGTTAGAAGGTGTTTTTACAGGTGCCTCTACTTGTTGGTTTTTCGAGCTTGAAGGTGCTTTTGTATTATTGTTATTTGTAACCGGAGTAGCTTTTTCTTTTGCCGGTGTTTGAGGTGCCTTAACCTCTTTTGCAGGTGTTTGAGGTGCCTTAACCTCTTTTTCTACTTTTTTATCAGTAGATTCTTTTTGTGTTTCTTTATTAGTATTAGTGTTTTCTTTATTAGTTGTAGCCTTTTCTTTATGCACTACTTTGCCTTCTTCAACTACTTTATTATCTTTAGAGTTATTAATAGTTTTGTTAATTAAACTTTTAAATTTATTTAAATCGAACTCTCCATTTGATAAGGCGATTGGATCGATTATTTTTAAACCAAAACCTTGAATGTTATCCCCTTTAATAACCTGGGCATTTTGAGGATTTGAAACACTCTTCACCTCTATATTTAAACTTGCTGCATCTGCTGCAGTAATAGATGTTGCAAATAATGTCGCTGCACATAATGATGTTGCTAACCATTTTTTATTCATTTTGTATTCCTCCTCTACGACACCAATGTTACAGTACAAAAGTTGTAATAAAGGGCCCATAAACTGGGAGGAGTAACAATTCACTACTAAACTCCGTTAAATCAAAGGTTTAATAACTAATAATTTCATAAAATCATCCAGCCTAAAATTATACTACCACTGAAAAACTATTGACAGATTTTAAGCTTATTAAATTAGCGCTTTACTATTACATTTGTTACAAAACAATTACAAAATAGTGTAGTGAGCTGAATCTTTTTTTATAACCGTTACAGAATGCTTAAAAAGGAAGAATCCTGAATACAGGTTCCTTCCTTTTTGTTTATTAAAAGAACAAAAATAATGCGTAATCCTCAATATCAGCAGTCAATATTTTATACTCTTACAGCACTATTACTAAATTCCGTTACAATATACGTTCCCGTTGTATTAAAATTACTCATTTCCTCGAATATATTCGTTACATCCGATAATGCAATTTCTGCAGTGATCATTTTCCCCGGTGTAATTTTCCCTTGCTTAACTAAAGGAAGCAACGATTCAAAACGATGATTTGGCATTCCCAATGTCCCGATAAATTGGATTTCTTGCATGACCATTTGATCGATAGGTAAAGCAACTTTTCCGCCTTCCACTTTTGTCGTTACACCTATTTGCAGATGACGACCTCGTTTCGCCAGGCTATTGATTCCATTTAAACAAGTATCGGCAATACCTAATGCATCAATTGAAACGTTCGCACCACCACCAGTAATTTCTCTTACCGCTTCTACTGGATCTACTTCTTTACTGTTAATGACAATGTGTGCACCCATTTGTTTTGCAAGTTCTAAATTCTTAGGGTTGATGTCGACGCCAATTACCGTAGCACCAATGGATGAGGCGATATTAATAGCGTTAAGCCCAACACCACCACACCCATAAACGACTACCCATTCACCAGGCGCCACATTTGCTCGATCAACAATACCATGGAAAGCAGTCATTAAACGACAACCTAATGCTGCACCATCCAAGAAGCTAATTTCTTCTGGTAAATGGATGATATTTCGATCTCCTAATGGTACTCCCACATATTCTGCATAGCCGCCATCATAAGTGGAACCAGGAATAAATGAAGTGTTGCAAAGGTTTGAATGCCCTTGTTGGCAATATGGACAAGTACCGTCACTGCCGGAGAATGGTACGATTACGTTATCGCCCTTTTTAAAGTTCTTTACATTTTTTCCTACTTCTTCGACTATCCCTGTAAATTCATGTCCTAATATTTTTTGTGTGATTGGAATGTCCCCGGCCCAATAGTGCCAGTCACTACGACAAACACCATTTGCTTTTACTTTGACGATGACACCATTTTCATCGACTGTTGGGTCCGCTACCTCTTGAACAAATGCTTTTTTTACACCCTCTATTACTAATGCTTTCATTTGTGTACACCCCTTATCCTAATTTAATGGCAACACTTTTTACTTTTGTATACGCTTCAATCCCTGCTAATCCCAATTCAGAACCAACCCCACTTTGTTTAAATCCTGTAAGTGGGATATTATCATCCGTTAAATAATATTCGTTGACCCAAACGGAACCTGCATCTAATGATTCAATCATTGTGTGCGCTGTTTGTAAGTTTGTTGTCCATACACCGGAAGCCAGTCCATATTCTGTTGAATTGGCACGTTCAATCACTTCCTCAATCGAATCAAATGGCAGGATGCATAGTACTGGGCCAAAAATTTCTTCATAAACTGCCTGGCAATTTTCATCAAGTCCTTCGATAATCGTCGGAAGATAGAAGTTGCCTTTTTCTAATTCTGGATTTTCAGGTCGTTTGCCACCTGTTAAAATATTGGCACCATCTTTTCTTGCTTGTTCAACATATTTTTCAACCGTTTCAACTTGTGCTTTTGAAACGAGTGGTCCCATTTGAGCGTTCGGATCTAATGGGTTCCCTAATACAAAGCTTTCGGCAATTTCCACAAGTTTTTCTTTTACTTCATCATATACAGAACGTTCCACATATAATCGTGATCCTGCCGCGCATACTTGCCCGGTGTTCATCAGAATAGCGGTAATGGCACCAGGAACCGCTTTATTTAAATCCGCATCTGCGAAAATAATATTTGGTGACTTGCCACCTAGCTCAAGAGTAATTTTTTTCAATGAATCGGAAGCTTTCTCCATAATCCGTTTGCCGACAACTGTCGAACCAGTGAAACCAATTTTATCGATATCCGGATGAGATGTAATGGCTTCACCAAGTTTGCTGCCTGCACCCGTTACAATATTTACAACACCAGGTGGGAATCCAGCTTGCTCTACTAACTTACCAATATACAATGTAGATAAAGACGTTTGTTGGGCAGGTTTTAATACAACGGTATTCCCTGCTGCAAGAGGTGCTGCTAATTTCCAGCATGCAACTAATGCCGGGAAGTTCCATGAAGTAATTTGTCCACATACACCAAGTGGTTCACGCTTTGTATACGCATGAATATTGCCGCCACCCGTTAATTCGACTGTCTCTCCATAAAGTTTTGTAGCCCAACCAGCATAATAACGCAAATGATGAACTGCATTTTGCGCAAAGCCCCCTGCTACAGCGAGTGTCCCACCGTATTCAAGCGAATCCAGTTGTGTAATTTCTTCCAAGTTTTCTTCCACTAAGTCAGCTAATTTGTTTAATAGTCGAGCGCGTTCTCTCGGTGCCGTTTTTTTCCATCCACCTTCAAATGCACGTCTTGCTGCTTTTACTGCAAGATCAACGTCTTGTTCATCTCCTTCGTAAATTTTGGCTAAGACTTCATTTGTTGTTGGATTAATGGATTCATAGAGAGTCCCATTAACTGCAGGAACCCACTTCCCATCGATAAACATTTCTTTAGTACCCTTCAGAAACACTTGCACTTTTTCATTGATCAATAAAGTAGTATTCACCATTCATACTCCCCCTGTTTATGCTTTAATTTCTTCGTACTGTAATTGGTAACCTTTATAGCCATGTTCAGCGACTTCATTGCAAAGTTGACGATAATTATCTAAACCATTTAAGTAAATTAAGAAGTCACGCGATTTCCCATCGATATTAGAACCTGTATACCAGGATTCCGTTTTAGTAAACAATGTACCATTGGCAATTTCTGTACATTGTTTACTCCACTGTATTTCCGCTTCTACTGTTGGCTCAATTGTTTTCACATTGTGTTCTCTTAAATAGTTCAGACAATCCGAAATCCATTCCACGTGTTGTTCGATTGCTGTTGGTACATTTGTTAAAACCGACGGACTTTGTGGACCAGTAATCGTGAAGAAGTTTGGAAATCCTGCTAGCCCAAGCCCTAAATATGTTTCAACTTTTGCCCCTTTTTCCCATTTTTCCTGCAGCGATACGCCATTGTGTCCTCTAATATCAAGTTTTAATAAAGTACCTGTCATCGCATCATAGCCTGTAGCAAATACGATAATGTCTAGTGGATATTCTTTTTCTGTAGTCTGTATACCGTTTTCTGTAATACACTCAATTGGCTGTTGTCGTAAGTTCACTAATGTAACATGGTCTTGATTATACGTATCATGATAATTTGTATCTAAAATTGGACGTTTCGTTGAGTAATAGTAATATGGAAGCAAATGTTCGACTACATCAGATTTTTTCACTTTTTCACGAATCTTGCCTCGAAGAAATTCCGAAACCAATTCATTTGACTTAGGATCAATGACAATATCATAGAAGGCATTATTTAAAATCATGCCTCCTTTTTCCCAAGCATCTTCTAAAATTACGATACGCTCTTCTTCTGGTGTATCTACTACTGATCTTGTCGATCTTGGAATGGGTAATCCAGAAGGAGAATTTAACATAATTTCTCGGGCATCTAAAAACGCTTCTTTAAATTGAGCGATTTCTTCTTCTGTAAATTGACGATTCCGTGTTGGAACGGAATACTGTGGGGTACGTTGGAATACATAGACTTCCTTCGCTTCTTCGGCAATTACAGGAATTGATTGCACACCACTTGAGCCTGTCCCAATCACGCCGACACGCTTTCCTTTTAAGTCGACTGGTGTATGTGGCCAATTCCCTGTGTGATAGCTCTCCCCTTTAAAGCTTTCACGACCTTGGAAATTCGGAATACTTGAAGTTGATAAACATCCAACGCCCGAAATCAAGTAAGTAGCTGTAAACACTTCTCCTTGTGCTGTTGTGACAAGCCACTTCGTTTGATCCTCATCCCAAATAGCGGACTTTACTTCTTTATTAAATTGCATTTCTTTTTTCACGTCTAACTCATCAGCAACAAAGTTTAAATAGCTTAAAATTTCATCTTGAGCTGCAAAACGTGATGACCACGACCATTTTTTATATAGTTCCTCTGAGAAAATGTAATTGTAGTAAATACTATCAGAGTCGCAACGAGCACCTGGATAACGTGCTAAAAACCATACCCCACCAACACCAGCTGCTTTTTCGAGCGTTTTAACCGTGAAACCTTCTTCCCGTAACTTATACGTCATATAAATTCCAGAAAAACCAGCACCAATAACGATTGCATCAACATGATTTGCCATAAGCATGATCCCCCTTTGTTTATGCTTATTTATAAGGAAATGAGGAAGTTTTATCCTCCATGAATTCCCATAATCTCGTTTTACGCTTTTTGTTCGACTTTGTTTATGAAATTGACAATTAGTTGTGCCGTTTGTTTCGTTTCATCCGCAAAGAAATCCATATTACTGTAGTAACCATGAACAACACCCGGTATTAATTCATACTGAACGTTCACACCGTCTTGTTTTAATTTTTCTGCATAAGCGACCCCTTCGTCTTTTAACACATCATTATCTGCAGCAATAATAATTGCAGGAGGTAATCCCTTTACAGAATCATATTTTAAAGGAGAAACATCTGGCTCATTGTATAGTTTTTCGTTTCCAACATAGTGAATGCCAAACCATTTCATCAGATCGCGGTCAAGTCCGTACCCTTGAGCAAATTCATTATATGAATCTGTGTCAAATTCTAAGTTCGTTACTGGATAAATAAGAACTTGAGATTGGATTGCGGGCCCATTATTATCCAATGCTTTTTTTGCAATAACAGTAGATAGATTTCCTCCTGCACTATCGCCCCCAACTGAAATTTTTGCTGGATCCACATTGATATCCGTTGCATGTTCGGCTACCCATTCAAGTGCAGCGTAACAATCTTCAATTGGAGTTGGATATGGATTTTCCGGTGCTAAACGGTAATCAACCGATACGACAACAGCATTAGCTTCTGTAGCAACGAATCGGTTTGCAGCTTCAAACATCTCAACAGCACCAATTACCCAGCCACCGCCGTGATAGTATACAAGAGCCGGGAAGGGACCCTCTCCTTCTGGTGTATAAATGCGAAGTCTAATTTCTTCACCATCTTTTGCTTTAATAAAACGATCTTCTGTTTGATGAATGCTTGGTAGATTATTTTGAGGGGGTACTGGAGATTGTGCCATAATTGCCTTCAATTCCACCGGATTAAACGATTCCATTTTCGGCCCACTGTAAAAGCTCTCTAAATATTGTTTTGCTTGTTCAGTTAAATTTGCCATTTTAATTCCTCCCTTTTCATACATAAAAATTTAAGACACTTTTATTTTATTCGCTGCTCGGTTTAATAGATATTCCTACTTTTAGGGAAAATAATATATACTTTTGGGCGAAGAATGGATTTTTTATGATTTTTCGGAGTATGTGAAGCATATATAAAACTAATAAACCGTTTTTATATAAAGGGGTGCTCTTTTTGGTGATTGAAAGGAATAATTGGGAACAAAACTTAGCTAAAATCAATTCCGTAGAAAACGTAGATAAAAAAATTAAAATGATGATAGAATGTTTCCTATCGACCTTTTCAATAGAAGAAACAATGCTTTTCCGATATTCTCCCATTGATCATTTAGCGGAAGGTATTGTCTGTGCTAATACAAATGAATTTAAATGCATTTCATCCATTCGTGATGATGTAACTACGATTCCAGCCATTTTTGAGGCAATCCAAAAGAAAAGTGCGCAATATTTTGAAAGCAATGATTTTCATTTAAATATCCCAAGGAAATATATTATTGCTGAAAACCAAAATTCACTCTTGGTTGTTCCGATTATTTTTAATCATGTAGTTGTTGGATACTTTTTGGGTACCCATTTTCATAAAAACTTTGACCCTCAATTATTAATGGAAGCAAATTTATTTAGTAGTCAAGTAGGAGAAATGTTATTTAATCATCCATGCTATGTAGAAAACAATGAAATCAAACTATCCAAAAGAGAATTTGAGGTCATGAAATGCGTTGCGTTTGGTTATAGTTCAAAACAAATCGCCCACCTATTAGAAATTAGTGAAACGACCATTAAACAATATATTAAAAGTGTCATGTCAAAAACAAATACGTCAAATCGAACACATGCAGTGGCATTTTTATTCCAAAAGAGGATTTTGACTTAGACAATTAGATTTTAATGAACGAACAATTCTCATATCCATTTTTGAAAATAAGGTCTTTGGTGCGCCAATTTCTTATATATTTAAAGTTAATGAGCCAAGCGAAGTACTGAAACCGTTTGTATTCGGTTTTTTAACTCTGATACTATCATAAAGTAAAATTCCAGAACCTGGAGATCTACCTATCACATAATATTGGAGCCAATTCCACCTCAGCCCCTTCAAAGGGCTGAGGCTGAAACAGTTTGAGAGGGCAAGTTTAGTTATTATAATGGAGAAGGTGCATCAGGTTCAGACGGAGAAAACCTACAATTTATGATTGTGCCGTCGGATTTAACTATCGATATCTTTAAAAAGGGACGACTACTTCCTCTAGCCTAAATCTGTTACCCTATTTCATTGGGATTATTGTGTGTTATTGGCCGATACGTTTAATGATTCATATTTTAAATGTTTGAATTAAACATTGCTCACCATCAATTAATTCTTGTTTTTCATTAATGTTAATGTTTAATTCAATATATAAATTTCTCCAAAATGAAACAGCACGTTTATTTTCAATAACTTGTATCACAAAATATTGTCCTTGTTTCGCTTCAAATAATTTTACTGCGGCTTGTGCTGCTACTCCTTTCCCCTTGTACTTATTAATTATAAAAAAATCATTTATCAATAAATCATTCTCCTCAGTCAAAAACGGCCGTTCCAATAGTAAGATAAAACCTATAATACTCTCCTCCAATTTAATAAAATACGGTGAAATTCCATCAATGTCCCAGAATTTATCCAGGCTTTCATATATGAAAGAACCGTCTATTCCAAGGTCAATCATTGAAGAGAACTTTGAAAGATCATGTAGATACAATGAGTAAAGGTTTCTTAAAATAGTTTTTTCTGATTCTAAAATTGGCACTAAAGTAATTGGCATTTGTAAAAACTCCTTCCCTATTTCTATTATTTTTGTACTCATGAAAGTAAATCAATAAAAGCAGCCCAACAAATAATTACAATTACGATTCTATTTATAATTTTGATAAAGTCTCATGGTTTATTAATGAGATTCCTTCAACATCACATCGTATTTTATAAAAGTCTAAAATTAATGGATGAGTGTCCTCGATGCTAAAGTTCAATTTTTTTATCCTTCTTTTGCCTAGCCTTCTATCCAGCATTGCATATGCCCGTATTATTATAATTTCGGAATTTAATGCTTCATCAATGGTCAAAGAACTATATTTCATAAAAGATCGATAAAAATGATAACTGTTAAAAATATTTTGGTTTATCATCCATTTTTCTACATTATCAGATGCTGTTAATAATTCTTGTCGTTCAGGAGAATTGAACATTACATGCCAATTTTCGTTGAATGGAATGTCTTTTAGGTTTTCTTCCTTTTTTATCTTACGATACAATTCTTCGTGTTTTTTTTCATAAATAATATCAGATGCACTTATAATTTCTTTGTTATCAAATGAAATCCAGACTCTGCTTGGACTATCATGAAATTTCCGATATACAGTTGCGTATATTTTGATTCTTCCTTGTAACTTATCACTGAGAAAACTTTCAAGTAATGATTTAGTCTTACTCCATTGCATATCAGTCAATCCTTTCTTCAAGTAATCAAGAATCCGCTTCAATGACAGGTGAATTACCGGCACCTCGGACATCAATTAAAAATACTTGATAATGTTTCGTGAATGAAGAAGCAAACCAATTACCATTTTTATAAAAAGCCATGGAATAATGCGTTATACAAGTGGCTGACCGCTTCCCTTTACAAAATATCCAAAAGTCCCACTAGGTGTTTCAATTAATTTTTGTTCCCACATCATTGACACATCCTCTTGCTCTTGTTTCAGATTGTAATATTCTAACAAACTCATTATACACTTTTGGAATTTTTTATAGGAGAATTCCCAGAGCTTCGTATATTAACAATTTATAATAGAATATTAGTCAACAATCTGACCCTTAATAGAAAAAGACCCTTTCCTTATTCAAGGAAAGGGTCAGATTGTTGAAGTGGTTTTTCTAAATCTCCAAAATTTATTCTAGGGAATTGATTTTGCGTCTAAGTTCTGTTTCCTCTAATTTCAACATAGAATTGCCATGATGCATCTTCTTTTATAGGAGGTAAATGTTTGTCTGAACCATTTGAATTCAGGATTACTGCTGACGAAATTCCTGAACCGATTCGGGAAGACGGAGCCGGTGCGACTGATCCTGGGCCACGTGATATTTTACGCGCATTAGAAAATCCAAATATGCTTGTACCACCTGAAACAGATGCGGGAACGGTGCCGAATCTACGCTTTTCTTTTTCCATAAATCCTTTACCATCCTTCCCTTAAAGTAAATATTGGCTCCATACAACCACTCATTAGTCTTTGATCAGGTGTGAATCCGTGTATCATTAAAATAGGTTTACCTTCACCTATTTCTTCATAATAAATCTCTGCCTGACGAACTTTACAA harbors:
- a CDS encoding acetyltransferase encodes the protein MPITLVPILESEKTILRNLYSLYLHDLSKFSSMIDLGIDGSFIYESLDKFWDIDGISPYFIKLEESIIGFILLLERPFLTEENDLLINDFFIINKYKGKGVAAQAAVKLFEAKQGQYFVIQVIENKRAVSFWRNLYIELNININEKQELIDGEQCLIQTFKI
- a CDS encoding esterase is translated as MANLTEQAKQYLESFYSGPKMESFNPVELKAIMAQSPVPPQNNLPSIHQTEDRFIKAKDGEEIRLRIYTPEGEGPFPALVYYHGGGWVIGAVEMFEAANRFVATEANAVVVSVDYRLAPENPYPTPIEDCYAALEWVAEHATDINVDPAKISVGGDSAGGNLSTVIAKKALDNNGPAIQSQVLIYPVTNLEFDTDSYNEFAQGYGLDRDLMKWFGIHYVGNEKLYNEPDVSPLKYDSVKGLPPAIIIAADNDVLKDEGVAYAEKLKQDGVNVQYELIPGVVHGYYSNMDFFADETKQTAQLIVNFINKVEQKA
- a CDS encoding nonribosomal peptide synthetase, which gives rise to MQWSKTKSLLESFLSDKLQGRIKIYATVYRKFHDSPSRVWISFDNKEIISASDIIYEKKHEELYRKIKKEENLKDIPFNENWHVMFNSPERQELLTASDNVEKWMINQNIFNSYHFYRSFMKYSSLTIDEALNSEIIIIRAYAMLDRRLGKRRIKKLNFSIEDTHPLILDFYKIRCDVEGISLINHETLSKL
- a CDS encoding alcohol dehydrogenase, encoding MKALVIEGVKKAFVQEVADPTVDENGVIVKVKANGVCRSDWHYWAGDIPITQKILGHEFTGIVEEVGKNVKNFKKGDNVIVPFSGSDGTCPYCQQGHSNLCNTSFIPGSTYDGGYAEYVGVPLGDRNIIHLPEEISFLDGAALGCRLMTAFHGIVDRANVAPGEWVVVYGCGGVGLNAINIASSIGATVIGVDINPKNLELAKQMGAHIVINSKEVDPVEAVREITGGGANVSIDALGIADTCLNGINSLAKRGRHLQIGVTTKVEGGKVALPIDQMVMQEIQFIGTLGMPNHRFESLLPLVKQGKITPGKMITAEIALSDVTNIFEEMSNFNTTGTYIVTEFSNSAVRV
- a CDS encoding cyclohexanone monooxygenase; translated protein: MANHVDAIVIGAGFSGIYMTYKLREEGFTVKTLEKAAGVGGVWFLARYPGARCDSDSIYYNYIFSEELYKKWSWSSRFAAQDEILSYLNFVADELDVKKEMQFNKEVKSAIWDEDQTKWLVTTAQGEVFTATYLISGVGCLSTSSIPNFQGRESFKGESYHTGNWPHTPVDLKGKRVGVIGTGSSGVQSIPVIAEEAKEVYVFQRTPQYSVPTRNRQFTEEEIAQFKEAFLDAREIMLNSPSGLPIPRSTRSVVDTPEEERIVILEDAWEKGGMILNNAFYDIVIDPKSNELVSEFLRGKIREKVKKSDVVEHLLPYYYYSTKRPILDTNYHDTYNQDHVTLVNLRQQPIECITENGIQTTEKEYPLDIIVFATGYDAMTGTLLKLDIRGHNGVSLQEKWEKGAKVETYLGLGLAGFPNFFTITGPQSPSVLTNVPTAIEQHVEWISDCLNYLREHNVKTIEPTVEAEIQWSKQCTEIANGTLFTKTESWYTGSNIDGKSRDFLIYLNGLDNYRQLCNEVAEHGYKGYQLQYEEIKA
- a CDS encoding histidinol-phosphatase, whose amino-acid sequence is MENNNLNIKRQRNNNINKNNNNEFEFGEDFNFDNLNDQNQINRNHNNNNNNNYNFNEKNKNKNNNK
- a CDS encoding multidrug DMT transporter permease, translated to MKTKWLLSSSAVLMGLLGLAGTFIPEEISNILGIDPLPITLILLQIIGGLYLGFAMLNWFTRSALIGGIYNKPVILGNLMHCVVVFFALIRQLAVQFHFIFAILTLVYLGFAVWFTLVMRSNPLSNQSKSLSNT
- a CDS encoding betaine-aldehyde dehydrogenase, with the protein product MVNTTLLINEKVQVFLKGTKEMFIDGKWVPAVNGTLYESINPTTNEVLAKIYEGDEQDVDLAVKAARRAFEGGWKKTAPRERARLLNKLADLVEENLEEITQLDSLEYGGTLAVAGGFAQNAVHHLRYYAGWATKLYGETVELTGGGNIHAYTKREPLGVCGQITSWNFPALVACWKLAAPLAAGNTVVLKPAQQTSLSTLYIGKLVEQAGFPPGVVNIVTGAGSKLGEAITSHPDIDKIGFTGSTVVGKRIMEKASDSLKKITLELGGKSPNIIFADADLNKAVPGAITAILMNTGQVCAAGSRLYVERSVYDEVKEKLVEIAESFVLGNPLDPNAQMGPLVSKAQVETVEKYVEQARKDGANILTGGKRPENPELEKGNFYLPTIIEGLDENCQAVYEEIFGPVLCILPFDSIEEVIERANSTEYGLASGVWTTNLQTAHTMIESLDAGSVWVNEYYLTDDNIPLTGFKQSGVGSELGLAGIEAYTKVKSVAIKLG
- a CDS encoding oxalate decarboxylase oxdD yields the protein MSEPFEFRITADEIPEPIREDGAGATDPGPRDILRALENPNMLVPPETDAGTVPNLRFSFSINPLPSFP
- a CDS encoding helix-turn-helix transcriptional regulator codes for the protein MVIERNNWEQNLAKINSVENVDKKIKMMIECFLSTFSIEETMLFRYSPIDHLAEGIVCANTNEFKCISSIRDDVTTIPAIFEAIQKKSAQYFESNDFHLNIPRKYIIAENQNSLLVVPIIFNHVVVGYFLGTHFHKNFDPQLLMEANLFSSQVGEMLFNHPCYVENNEIKLSKREFEVMKCVAFGYSSKQIAHLLEISETTIKQYIKSVMSKTNTSNRTHAVAFLFQKRILT